A window from Bos mutus isolate GX-2022 chromosome 1, NWIPB_WYAK_1.1, whole genome shotgun sequence encodes these proteins:
- the CLDN8 gene encoding claudin-8 — protein sequence MATYALQIAGLVLGGVGMVGTVAVTVMPQWRVSAFIESNIVVFENLWEGLWMSCMRHANIRMQCKIYDSLLALSPDLQAARGLMCAASVLAFLAFLTAVLGMKCTRCAGDDDKVKGHILLTAGVIFIITGLVVLIPVSWVANSIIRDFYNPIVDIAQKRELGEALYIGWTTALVLIVGGALFCCVSCCHEKSSSYRYSIPSHRTTQKSYHAEKKSPSVYSKSQYV from the coding sequence ATGGCTACCTACGCCCTGCAAATCGCCGGATTGGTGCTCGGTGGTGTGGGCATGGTGGGCACAGTGGCTGTCACGGTCATGCCTCAGTGGAGAGTGTCTGCCTTCATTGAAAGCAATATTGTGGTCTTTGAAAACCTCTGGGAAGGACTATGGATGAGTTGCATGAGGCATGCTAACATCAGAATGCAGTGCAAAATCTACGACTCGCTGCTGGCTCTCTCTCCGGACCTACAGGCAGCCAGAGGACTGATGTGTGCCGCCTCGGTGCTGGCCTTCCTGGCTTTCCTGACGGCCGTCCTCGGCATGAAGTGTACCAGATGCGCCGGGGACGACGACAAGGTGAAAGGTCACATTCTGCTGACCGCTGGAGTGATTTTCATCATCACTGGCCTCGTGGTGCTCATCCCCGTGAGCTGGGTTGCCAATTCCATCATCAGAGACTTCTACAACCCAATAGTGGATATTGCCCAGAAACGGGAGCTGGGAGAAGCCCTCTACATAGGCTGGACCACGGCCCTGGTGCTGATTGTTGGAGGGGCGCTGTTCTGTTGCGTTTCCTGTTGCCATGAAAAGAGCAGTAGCTACAGATACTCCATACCGTCCCACCGAACAACCCAGAAAAGCTATCACGCCGAAAAGAAGTCGCCGAGTGTGTACTCCAAAAGTCAGTACGTGTAG